In Amblyraja radiata isolate CabotCenter1 chromosome 38, sAmbRad1.1.pri, whole genome shotgun sequence, a genomic segment contains:
- the csnk1e gene encoding casein kinase I, producing the protein MELRVGNKYRLGRKIGSGSFGDIYLGANIATGEEVAIKLECVKTKHPQLHIESKFYKMMQGGVGIPSIKWCGAEGDYNVMVMELLGPSLEDLFNFCSRKFSLKTVLLLADQMISRIEYIHSKNFIHRDVKPDNFLMGLGKKGNLVYIIDFGLAKKYRDARTHQHIPYRENKNLTGTARYASINTHLGIEQSRRDDLESLGYVLMYFNLGSLPWQGLKAATKRQKYERISEKKMSTPIEVLCKSYPSEFSTYLNFCRSLRFDDKPDYSYLRQLFRNLFHRQGFSYDYVFDWNMLKFGAGRTPEESERERRDHEREERVVQTRSSATRVLPPSTGAGAVGSRLRNGQDATLPTQAARVQQSANTSPRPISRAERERKVSMRLHRGAPANVSSSDLTARQDASRISASQTSMPFEHLTK; encoded by the exons GTGCAAACATAGCTACTGGAGAAGAAGTTGCGATAAAGTTGGAATGTGTCAAAACGAAACACCCACAGCTCCACATTGAAAGCAAGTTTTACAAAATGATGCAAGGAGGAG TTGGGATCCCGTCCATTAAATGGTGCGGCGCGGAAGGCGATTACAACGTGATGGTGATGGAGCTGCTCGGGCCCAGTCTCGAAGACCTCTTCAACTTCTGCTCGCGCAAGTTCAGCCTAAAGACCGTGTTGCTCCTGGCGGACCAGATG ATCAGTCGAATTGAGTACATTCATTCCAAAAACTTCATCCACCGTGATGTTAAACCAGACAACTTCCTCATGGGCTTGGGCAAGAAGGGGAATCTGGTTTACATCATCGACTTTGGCCTGGCCAAGAAATATCGCGACGCGCGGACTCACCAGCACATCCCATATCGGGAAAACAAAAACCTGACTGGTACGGCGCGGTACGCCTCCATCAACACCCATCTGGGCATCG AACAAAGTCGCCGTGATGACCTGGAGTCACTGGGTTACGTCCTGATGTATTTTAACTTGGGCTCGTTGCCATGGCAGGGACTGAAAGCGGCCACTAAACGGCAGAAGTACGAGCGCATCAGTGAGAAAAAGATGTCAACTCCCATCGAAGTGTTGTGCAAGAGCTACCCGT CTGAGTTTTCTACCTACCTGAACTTCTGTCGCTCCTTGCGTTTTGATGACAAGCCTGACTATTCGTACCTACGCCAGCTTTTCAGGAACCTTTTCCACCGGCAGGGCTTCTCGTACGACTACGTCTTTGATTGGAACATGCTGAAGTTT GGTGCGGGTCGTACCCCAGAGGAGAGCGAGCGTGAACGCAGAGACCACGAGCGTGAAGAGCGGGTGGTGCAGACGCGCAGTTCTGCGACGCGAGTTCTACCGCCCAGCACGGGAGCCGGCGCCGTGGGCAGCCGGTTACGGAACGGTCAAGATGCCACGCTCCCCACTCAGGCCGCCCGTGTCCAGCAGTCTG CAAACACCTCGCCAAGGCCCATCTCTCGAGCGGAGAGGGAGCGCAAGGTCAGCATGAGGCTGCACAGAGGGGCTCCAGCCAACGTCTCGTCCTCCGATCTTACAGCGCGGCAAGATGCGTCCCGTATTTCTGCATCACAG ACCAGTATGCCCTTTGAACATCTGACAAAGTGA